One Paracoccus aminophilus JCM 7686 genomic window carries:
- a CDS encoding c-type cytochrome, translating to MSRYLAAAIIFFALPAHSDDIARGAAFAQENCSRCHAVTAVDYSPNPRSIPLRFLGRLYPIEGLEEALAEGIMVSHEMPEFVLEADEIAPLIVYLDSIQVRSGY from the coding sequence ATGAGCCGCTACCTCGCCGCAGCAATTATCTTTTTCGCATTGCCGGCGCATTCCGATGACATTGCTCGTGGAGCAGCCTTCGCGCAGGAAAACTGTTCACGCTGCCACGCAGTGACGGCTGTGGATTACAGTCCCAATCCCCGATCAATCCCGCTACGGTTTCTGGGTCGGCTCTATCCAATCGAGGGCCTGGAAGAGGCCTTGGCAGAGGGCATCATGGTGAGCCACGAGATGCCGGAGTTCGTTCTGGAAGCTGACGAGATCGCCCCCCTCATCGTCTATCTCGACAGCATCCAGGTGCGCTCGGGCTACTGA
- a CDS encoding DUF736 domain-containing protein, protein MATIGTFKKTGNEYTGEIVTLSVQAKGVRIVPDLRATGENAPSHRILVGRAEIGAAWSKRSTEGRDYLGLKLDDPSFSHPIYANLFDDEDGEGHSLIWSRPNSRRGD, encoded by the coding sequence ATGGCGACCATCGGCACCTTCAAGAAGACCGGCAACGAATACACCGGCGAAATCGTCACCCTGAGCGTGCAGGCCAAGGGCGTGCGCATCGTCCCCGACCTGCGGGCCACGGGCGAGAACGCACCTTCGCACCGGATCCTGGTGGGCCGCGCGGAGATCGGCGCCGCCTGGTCGAAGCGCTCGACCGAGGGTCGGGACTATCTGGGCCTGAAGCTGGACGACCCGAGCTTCTCGCACCCGATCTACGCCAACCTCTTCGACGATGAGGACGGCGAGGGCCACAGCCTGATCTGGTCGCGCCCCAACAGCCGCCGGGGGGACTGA